CCACACATTAAGGAGGGGTAATATGAAACTCATCTCAGTAAAACCCGTTGTCGATACGGGAAAATGTATCGGCTGCGGCATATGCACGAAAGTGTGTCCGTCGTTGGCTATTACGCTAAAGGACAGGAAAGCGGCCGTCAAGCTG
The DNA window shown above is from Sporomusaceae bacterium and carries:
- a CDS encoding 4Fe-4S binding protein, which encodes MKLISVKPVVDTGKCIGCGICTKVCPSLAITLKDRKAAVKL